In Mustela lutreola isolate mMusLut2 chromosome 1, mMusLut2.pri, whole genome shotgun sequence, one genomic interval encodes:
- the TBRG1 gene encoding transforming growth factor beta regulator 1 isoform X2 → MSLLGGPASSPRTPLQSGKARMKKLPKKSQNEKYRLKYLRLRKAAKATVFENAAICDEIARLEEKFLKAKEERRYLLKKLLQLQALTEGEVQAAAPSHGSSLPLTYSLASSVGTVQGAGSITGPSTGAEEPFGKKSKKEKKEKGKENNKLEVLKKTSKRKKMEGGARKLVQPIALDPSGRPVFPIGLGGLTVYSLGEIITDRPGFHDESAIYPVGYCSTRTYASIKCPDQKCLYTCQIKDGGMQPQFEIVPEDDPQNAIVTSSADACHAGLLKAISAALGKLMPSLLPSGADFFGFSHPTIHNLIQSCPGARKCVKYIWEQSLEVRMGYYGSQTSLMTMPLDPAVTSG, encoded by the exons ATGAGCCTGCTGGGCGGCCCGGCCTCCTCGCCTCGGACCCCGCTGCAGTCCGGCAAGGCCAGGATGAAAAAGCTCCCGAAGAAGAGCCAGAACGAGAAGTACCGTCTTAAGTACCTGCGGCTGCGCAAAGCGGCCAAAGCTACCGTGTTT gaaaatgcTGCTATTTGTGATGAAATTGCTCGTCTGGAGGAAAAATTTCTTAAAGCGAAAGAAGAAAGACG GTATTTGCTAAAGAAGCTCCTCCAGCTTCAGGCTCTAACTGAAGGGGAGGTACAGGCCGCAGCTCCTTCCCACGGCTCCAGTTTGCCCCTGACTTACAGTCTGGCCAGCTCTGTGGGAACTGTACAGGGAGCCGGGTCCATTACTGGGCCCAGCACTGGGGCTGAGGAGCCATTTGGGAAGAAatccaagaaggagaaaaaagaaaaaggcaaagagaaCAACAAACTGGAAG TTCTGAAGAAAAcatccaagagaaagaaaatggagggagGTGCTCGCAAGCTGGTTCAGCCCATTGCCCTGGATCCCTCAGGACGGCCTGTGTTCCCCATCGGACTGGGGGGTCTAACAGTATATAGCCTGGGGGAG ATCATCACCGACCGACCTGGCTTCCATGACGAGAGTGCCATCTACCCCGTGGGCTACTGCAGTACACGGACATATGCCAGCATCAAGTGCCCAGATCAGAAGTGTCTGTACACCTGCCAGATCAAGGATGGCGGCATGCAGCCTCAG TTTGAAATTGTTCCTGAAGATGACCCGCAGAACGCCATCGTCACCTCTTCTGCAGATGCCTGTCATGCAGGACTGCTCAAGGCCATAAGTGCTGCTCT GGGGAAACTAATgcccagcctgcttccttctggagCTGACTTTTTTGGGTTTTCTCATCCGACTATTCACAACCTGATCCAGAGCTGTCCAGGAGCTCGAAAATGTGTCAA ATACATATGGGAGCAATCTCTGGAAGTAAGAATGGGCTATTACGGCTCACAGACATCCCTTATGACAATGCCCTTGGATCCTGCAGTTACCAGTGGGTGA
- the TBRG1 gene encoding transforming growth factor beta regulator 1 isoform X1 — protein MSLLGGPASSPRTPLQSGKARMKKLPKKSQNEKYRLKYLRLRKAAKATVFENAAICDEIARLEEKFLKAKEERRYLLKKLLQLQALTEGEVQAAAPSHGSSLPLTYSLASSVGTVQGAGSITGPSTGAEEPFGKKSKKEKKEKGKENNKLEVLKKTSKRKKMEGGARKLVQPIALDPSGRPVFPIGLGGLTVYSLGEIITDRPGFHDESAIYPVGYCSTRTYASIKCPDQKCLYTCQIKDGGMQPQFEIVPEDDPQNAIVTSSADACHAGLLKAISAALGKLMPSLLPSGADFFGFSHPTIHNLIQSCPGARKCVNYQWVKFEVWKPGDGQLPQGLPDSNAAISFEAFQRQAFGEDYSDPILPGSLDLPELQPTPFVSSYQPVFLTHEPLVDTLLQRLKPLSQCSPTPSSD, from the exons ATGAGCCTGCTGGGCGGCCCGGCCTCCTCGCCTCGGACCCCGCTGCAGTCCGGCAAGGCCAGGATGAAAAAGCTCCCGAAGAAGAGCCAGAACGAGAAGTACCGTCTTAAGTACCTGCGGCTGCGCAAAGCGGCCAAAGCTACCGTGTTT gaaaatgcTGCTATTTGTGATGAAATTGCTCGTCTGGAGGAAAAATTTCTTAAAGCGAAAGAAGAAAGACG GTATTTGCTAAAGAAGCTCCTCCAGCTTCAGGCTCTAACTGAAGGGGAGGTACAGGCCGCAGCTCCTTCCCACGGCTCCAGTTTGCCCCTGACTTACAGTCTGGCCAGCTCTGTGGGAACTGTACAGGGAGCCGGGTCCATTACTGGGCCCAGCACTGGGGCTGAGGAGCCATTTGGGAAGAAatccaagaaggagaaaaaagaaaaaggcaaagagaaCAACAAACTGGAAG TTCTGAAGAAAAcatccaagagaaagaaaatggagggagGTGCTCGCAAGCTGGTTCAGCCCATTGCCCTGGATCCCTCAGGACGGCCTGTGTTCCCCATCGGACTGGGGGGTCTAACAGTATATAGCCTGGGGGAG ATCATCACCGACCGACCTGGCTTCCATGACGAGAGTGCCATCTACCCCGTGGGCTACTGCAGTACACGGACATATGCCAGCATCAAGTGCCCAGATCAGAAGTGTCTGTACACCTGCCAGATCAAGGATGGCGGCATGCAGCCTCAG TTTGAAATTGTTCCTGAAGATGACCCGCAGAACGCCATCGTCACCTCTTCTGCAGATGCCTGTCATGCAGGACTGCTCAAGGCCATAAGTGCTGCTCT GGGGAAACTAATgcccagcctgcttccttctggagCTGACTTTTTTGGGTTTTCTCATCCGACTATTCACAACCTGATCCAGAGCTGTCCAGGAGCTCGAAAATGTGTCAA TTACCAGTGGGTGAAATTTGAGGTGTGGAAACCCGGAGACGGGCAGCTGCCGCAAGGACTACCGGACAGTAATGCAGCTATAAGCTTCGAAGCCTTTCAGAGACAGGCCTTTGGTGAAGATTACAGTGATCCCATCCTGCCAG GATCCTTGGACCTTCCAGAGCTTCAGCCCACACCCTTCGTGTCTTCTTACCAACCCGTGTTCCTGACGCACGAACCCCTGGTGGACACTCTCCTGCAGCGCCTGAAGCCTCTGTCACAGTGTAGCCCAACTCCGTCCTCAGACTGA